A stretch of the Medicago truncatula cultivar Jemalong A17 chromosome 5, MtrunA17r5.0-ANR, whole genome shotgun sequence genome encodes the following:
- the LOC11426247 gene encoding cytochrome P450 83B1: MLSLILLVLCLIFPLLMFFHKRRRTMNAPFPPGPRGLPIIGNLHQLDNSTLYLQLSKLSKIYGPIFSLQLGLRPAIVVSSAKIAKEIFKDNDHVFCNRPILYGQQKLSYNGSEIAFSQYSDPWRDLRKICNIHIFSVKRVSSYSSIRKFEVKEMIKKISNNVTSSVVTNLSELLISLSSKIICRVAFGRRYEDEGLESSKFHGMLHEFEAMLTAFFVSDYIPFMGWIDKLRGLHGRLDRNFKEFDEFYQEIIDEHLDPNEQQFTSEKVIVDVLLQLKEKRSFSFDITFDHIKGILMNMLVAATDTTSATLVWAMTVLIKNPAVMKKVQQEIRSSRVKKDFLDEDDIQNFSYLKAVIKETLRLFLPNPLLLPRESMEMCTIGGYQIPAKTIVYVNAWAIHRDSNVWKDPEEFYPERFLESSINFLGQDFEFIPFGSGRRICPGISMAVASLELILANILYSFDWELPHGLVKEDVDFERLPGIAQHKKNHLCLFAKVPT, from the exons ATGTTGTCACTAATTCTCCTTGTTTTGTGCCTGATTTTTCCATTACTTATGTTCTTTCATAAACGTAGAAGAACCATGAATGCACCTTTTCCACCTGGTCCTAGAGGCCTACCCATAATAGGGAATCTTCATCAGCTAGACAATTCTACTCTTTATCTTCAATTATCAAAACTTTCAAAAATATATGGACCAATATTTTCACTTCAACTTGGTTTAAGGCCAGCAATTGTTGTTTCTTCAGCTAAAATTGCCAAAGAAATATTTAAAGACAATGATCATGTGTTTTGTAATAGACCTATCCTATATGGCCAACAAAAATTATCTTATAATGGATCAGAAATTGCATTTTCTCAATATAGTGATCCTTGGAGagatttaagaaaaatttgtaaTATTCATATATTTAGTGTCAAGCGTGTGTCATCTTATTCCTCTATAAGAAAGTTTGAGGTGAAAGAAatgatcaaaaaaatttctaacaATGTTACTTCTTCAGTTGTTACAAATTTGAGTGAATTATTAATTTCTCTCTCAAGTAAAATAATTTGTAGGGTTGCTTTTGGGAGGAGGTATGAAGATGAAGGACTAGAGAGTAGTAAATTCCATGGAATGTTGCATGAGTTTGAGGCCATGTTGACAGCTTTCTTTGTTTCTGATTATATTCCATTTATGGGTTGGATTGATAAACTAAGAGGGTTGCATGGTCGTCTTGATAGAAATTTCAAAGAGTTTGATGAATTCTACCAAGAAATTATTGATGAACATTTGGATCCAAATGaacaacaatttacaagtgAAAAGGTTATTGTTGATGTCTTACTCCAATTGAAGGAAAAGcgttcattttcttttgatatCACTTTTGATCACATAAAAGGGATCCTTATG AATATGCTTGTAGCTGCAACAGATACAACATCAGCTACATTAGTTTGGGCAATGACTGTCCTAATAAAGAACCCTGCAGTAATGAAGAAAGTACAACAAGAGATTAGGAGTTCAAGAGTTAAAAAAGACTTTTTAGATGAAGATGATATACAAAATTTCTCCTACTTGAAGGCAGTCATAAAAGAGACATTGAGATTATTCCTACCAAATCCATTGCTACTGCCAAGGGAGTCAATGGAAATGTGCACTATAGGTGGTTACCAGATTCCAGCAAAGACAATAGTGTATGTGAATGCTTGGGCTATTCATAGAGACTCTAATGTTTGGaaagatccagaagagttttatCCAGAGAGATTCTTAGAAAGTTCTATAAATTTTCTTGGACAAGACTTTGAATTTATTCCCTTTGGATCTGGACGAAGAATTTGTCCAGGCATTTCTATGGCAGTTGCATCATTGGAACTTATCCTTGCCAATATCCTCTATTCCTTTGATTGGGAATTGCCACATGGGTTGGTTAAGGAAGATGTTGATTTTGAAAGGTTGCCAGGGATTGCTCAACACAAGAAGAACCATCTTTGCCTTTTTGCCAAGGTCCCAACGTAG
- the LOC11408561 gene encoding uncharacterized protein codes for MEAISKFPHTHQPIRSISFPTRGNPSSQRIEELLNHLKHHHQNSLSSNIHLEAEKIQSDLVGLAEIYNCMEELFNSPQTQQSLLRYQDGKLISDSLCSSITLLDACECSRDLLLVLREHIQTLQSAIRRRRKGDSSIENSVSSYENFRKKARKKISYQLLELKKMQNKVNSFSLCDQDQQLAFLVRVLREVNTITISILSSVLLFFSMPALGTKGSSLISKLKPMVFFSYEKEGKNKNEVEDLNNALCSLIGKDKNSDHSNSEGQRALRLLETLNVNVDSLEGGLDCIFRCLVKNRVLCLNMLTH; via the coding sequence ATGGAAGCCATTTCAAAATTTCCCCATACACATCAACCAATAAGGTCCATTAGTTTTCCTACAAGAGGAAACCCTTCTTCTCAAAGAATTGAAGAACTTTTAAACCACctaaaacatcatcatcaaaactctcTCTCAAGCAACATTCATTTGGAAGCAGAGAAAATTCAGAGTGACTTAGTAGGGCTTGCAGAGATTTACAATTGTATGGAAGAACTCTTCAACTCTCCACAAACTCAACAATCTCTTCTACGTTACCAAGATGGAAAACTCATATCAGATTCATTGTGTAGCTCAATCACATTGCTAGATGCTTGTGAGTGTTCAAGGGATTTATTATTGGTTCTTAGAGAACATATACAAACACTTCAATCAGCAATACGTAGAAGAAGAAAAGGTGATTCAAGCATTGAAAACAGTGTTTCTTCTTATGAAAATTTCAGAAAGAAGGCAAGGAAGAAAATTTCATACCAACTTTTGGAGCTAAAGAAAATGCAGAACAAAGTTAACTCATTTTCTCTTTGTGATCAAGATCAACAACTAGCATTTTTGGTTAGAGTTTTAAGAGAAGTGAACACAATCACTATATCTATATTAAGTTCtgtactactttttttttctatgcCAGCACTTGGAACAAAAGGGTCATCTTTGATTTCGAAGTTGAAGCCTATGGTGTTTTTCTCTTATGAGAAAGAAGGGAAGAACAAAAATGAGGTTGAGGATCTAAACAATGCTTTGTGTTCTCTTAttggaaaagataaaaataGTGATCATTCTAATAGTGAAGGTCAAAGGGCATTGAGATTGTTAGAGACATTGAATGTTAATGTTGATAGTTTAGAAGGTGGATTAGATTGCATATTTAgatgtttggtaaaaaatagaGTGTTGTGTTTGAATATGTTAACTCATTAG
- the LOC11416506 gene encoding putative DNA (cytosine-5)-methyltransferase CMT1: MPKKRVRKSSKQDDVVPHSSKWKKSKKSPVNPVEEELQVSLLPSRRKKAKQSSVNSDDACFVGEPIPADEAQKKWPHRYTKNDESSEDESLKAKFHYREAKVDGILYKLEDNAYVKGEEGKEDYIATIVEMFETPEEEQYFTAQWFYRAEDTVIKDHGNLVDKKRIFKSDVKDENPLDCLVRKINIVQISPDAAKKKKIPPCDFYFDMKYNVPYLTFSNIDNAHAIIESETSTLSSESGSNVRATDKKGVKEKSTQIKESNRPEWTLLDLYSGCGAMSTGLCFGASISGIKLVTKWAVDINKYACESLKLNHPETYVRNEPTEDFLSLLKEWAKLCDEFVLNGAESTDSDLNAAEEAEEKADDEAMDDSPDSEVFEVERLLSICYGDPNEDEKPGLYFKVHWKGYDSSYDTWEPIEGLSECKDAMKDFVINGYKEKILPLPGQADFICGGPPCQGVSGFNRFRNKNAPLEDEKNKQLIVYMNIIDFLKPKYVLMENVVDILKFAGGFLGRYAVGRLVAMNYQARMGMMAAGSYGLPQFRMRVFLWGALATEKLPSYPLPTHKVVSRSVIPTEFEEITVAYSTNENCQLAKALNLEGAINDLPPVENDDSDDERSYGTTPRTDFQKYIRLQRSEMVNYSADSQSAPSGMLYDHRPLKLNTDDYERVCHIPKKKGANFRDLKGVLVKENKVEWDPSVERVYLKSGKPLVPDYAMTFVRGTSSKPFGRLWWDEIVSTVVTRAEPHNQVLLHPEQDRVLSIRENARLQGFPDCYKLCGPVKQRYMQVGNAVAVPVALALGYTLGLAILGLSDDSPLTTLPFKYPSCLARSLDVVDDGSS; this comes from the exons ATGCCTAAAAAACGCGTTCGTAAATCTTCCAAACAAGACGACGTCGTTCCTCATTCTTCTAAATGGAAGAAATCCAAAAAATCTCCGGTTAATCCCGTCGAAGAAGAACTACAGGTTTCGCTTCTTCCTTCTAGAAGAAAGAAAGCGAAGCAATCTTCGGTTAACTCCGACGATGCATGTTTCGTCGGAGAACCTATTCCGGCTGATGAAGCTCAAAAGAAATGGCCTCACCGATACACCAAGAACGA TGAATCGAGTGAGGATGAAAGTTTGAAGGCAAAGTTTCACTACCGTGAAGCCAAGGTTGATGGGATTTTATATAAGCTGGAGGATAATGCTTATGTCAAG GGGGAGGAAGGAAAAGAGGATTACATCGCTACGATTGTGGAGATGTTTGAAACTCCTGAGGAAGAACAATATTTTACTGCCCAATGGTTTTACAGAGCCGAAGACACC GTGATTAAGGACCATGGGAATCTAGTTGACAAAAAGAGAATTTTCAAATCTGATGTAAAAGATGAAAATCCTTTAGATTGTTTAGTTAGGAAAATAAACATTGTACAAATTTCTCCTGAT GCtgcaaaaaagaagaaaattcctCCTTGTGACTTCTATTTTGATATGAAGTACAATGTGCCATATTTAACTTTCTCTAATATTGACAATG CACATGCCATAATAGAAAGCGAGACTTCAACACTTTCAAGTGAATCTGGGTCCAATGTCCGTGCAACTGATAAAAAAGGGGTTAAAGAAAAGTCAACACAAATTAAAGAATCTAATAGGCCTGAGTGGACTTTACTGGATTTGTATTCTGGGTGTGGAGCTATGTCCACTGGCCTTTGCTTTGGAGCGTCTATTTCTGGCATTAAGCTTGTCACG AAATGGGCTGTggatataaataaatatgctTGTGAGAGTCTAAAGCTGAATCACCCAGAAACATAC GTGAGGAATGAACCCACAGAAGACTTTTTAAGCCTACTTAAAGAGTGGGCTAAACTTTGTGACGAGTTTGTACTGAATGGTGCAGAAAGTACAGATTCTGATTTGAATGCTGCTGAAGAAGCTGAGGAAAAAGCTGATGATGAAGCTATGGATGATTCACCTGACTCTGAGGTATTTGAGGTTGAAAGACTACTCTCTATTTGCTATGGTGATCCCAACGAAGATGAAAAACCAGgactttattttaaa GTGCATTGGAAGGGTTACGATTCCAGTTATGATACTTGGGAGCCCATTGAGGGCTTGAG CGAGTGTAAAGATGCTATGAAAGATTTTGTTATAAATGGATATAAGGAAAAGATACTGCCTCTTCCT GGCCAAGCTGATTTTATTTGTGGTGGGCCACCTTGTCAAGGTGTTAGTGGTTTCAATCGCTTCAGGAACAAAAATGCTCCGTTGgaggatgaaaaaaataagcaattaaTTGTTTACATGAACATTATTGATTTCTTGAAGCCTAAGTATGTTCTGATGGAGAATGTTGTAGACATTTTGAAATTTGCTGGTGGGTTTCTGGGGCGTTATGCTGTGGGCCGTCTAGTGGCCATGAATTATCAAGCTCGAATGGGAATGATGGCTGCAGGGTCATATGGCCTTCCTCAATTTCGGATGCGTGTTTTTCTTTGGGGAGCTCTTGCCACTGAA AAATTACCGTCATATCCGTTACCAACTCATAAGGTTGTATCGAGATCAGTCATCCCAACTGAGTTTGAA GAAATTACAGTTGCATATTCCACTAATGAAAATTGTCAGCTGGCCAAGGCATTAAACCTTGAGGGTGCAATTAATGATCTCCCACCA GTTGAAAATGATGATAGTGATGATGAAAGGAGCTATGGGACTACTCCTCGTActgattttcaaaaatatatcagATTACAGAGAAGTG AGATGGTGAATTATTCTGCTGACTCTCAAAGTGCACCAAGTGGTATGCTGTATGATCACAGACCTTTGAAATTAAATACCGATGACTATGAGAGAGTTTGCCACATTCCAAAGAAGAAG GGGGCAAACTTCAGGGACCTCAAGGGAGTGCTTGTTAAAGAAAACAAGGTGGAATGGGACCCCTCAGTTGAAAGAGTGTATCTAAAATCTGGAAAGCCTTTG GTTCCAGATTATGCAATGACATTTGTTCGTGGGACCTCTTCTAA GCCATTTGGTCGACTTTGGTGGGACGAAATTGTGTCTACTGTTGTAACAAGGGCCGAGCCTCATAATCAG GTTCTTCTCCATCCAGAACAAGACAGAGTTCTTAGTATTCGAGAGAATGCAAGGCTACAAGGATTTCCAGACTGCTATAAGCTTTGTGGCCCTGTCAAACAGAG GTACATGCAAGTTGGAAACGCAGTTGCTGTTCCTGTGGCCCTTGCCCTTGGATACACATTAGGTTTAGCAATTCTAGGACTCTCTGATGACAGTCCTTTGACAACTCTCCCCTTTAAGTACCCAAGTTGTCTGGCCCGTTCTTTAGATGTAGTTGATGATGGCTCAAGCTGA